The following are encoded together in the Phaseolus vulgaris cultivar G19833 chromosome 9, P. vulgaris v2.0, whole genome shotgun sequence genome:
- the LOC137820554 gene encoding uncharacterized protein, which translates to MRYMFNNCQDAMAICKRFSYPDLFITITCNVNWPEVRDVLGPKGFRSDRLDIVCRVFKVKLDEMTTNFKKNNFFGQTIVGMYTIEFQKRGLPHACILLWLDGSNKMHNATDIDNVISTELPHPNLYPKLFKVVTSYMIHGPCGVAKLNSPCMKQGKCSKFFAKKFTIVTTIDEDGYPIYKRRNTGFFVEKNGIQMDNKNVVPYSPHLLMRWPATMFLAWFEVNKKYVDERNLTYAEFSSKFVWIAQQRQWKLRKQGYNIGRLTHVPPGCGEHYYMRILLNIQKGCVDYANIRTVNKQTFNTYEEACYALEVLKDDKEFINAIKEAKIISSVVYEKSGFFFLYGYGGTGKTFMWRTLSVAVRSTGN; encoded by the exons ATGCGTTACATGTTCAACAATTGTCAAGATGCTATGGCCATTTGTAAAAGATTTAGTTATCCTGATTTGTTCATAACAATAACATGCAATGTCAATTGGCCTGAAGTTCGTGATGTTCTTGGTCCAAAAGGATTTAGGTCAGATAGACTTGATATTGTTTGCAGAGTCTTCAAAGTCAAACTTGATGAAATGACGACAAATTTCAAGAAGAATAACTTTTTTGGTCAAACAATTGTAG GCATGTACACCATAGAATTTCAAAAAAGAGGTTTACCACATGCTTGTATACTATTATGGTTGGATGGATCAAACAAGATGCATAATGCAACAGACATTGACAATGTCATATCTACTGAATTACCTCACCCAAATCTGTATCCGAAATTGTTCAAAGTTGTTACAAGTTACATGATACATGGACCATGTGGAGTCGCTAAATTGAATTCACCATGCATGAAACAAGGTAAATGTTCAAAATTCTTTGCGAAAAAGTTTACAATTGTAACTACTATTGATGAAGATGGATATCCAATATATAAACGTCGCAATACTGGATTTTTTGTGGAAAAAAATGGTATCCAAATGGATAACAAAAATGTTGTTCCATATAGTCCCCATCTTCTTATGAG ATGGCCAGCT ACCATGTTTCTAGCTTGGTTTGAGGTAAACAAAAAATATGTTGATGAAAGGAACTTGACATATGCTGAATTTTCAAGCAAGTTTGTATGGATTGCTCAACAGAGACAATGGAAACTGAGGAAGCAAGGTTACAACATTGGTAGACTAACCCATGTACCACCTGGATGTGGAGAACATTATTACATGAGGATATTGTTGAATATTCAGAAGGGTTGTGTTGACTATGCTAACATAAGGACAGTAAACAAACAAACATTCAATACATATGAAGAAGCTTGCTATGCACTAGAAGTATTGAAAGATGACAAAGAATTCATTAATGCAATAAAAGAAGCAA AGATCATTTCATCAGTTGTTTATGAAAAAAGTGGTTTCTTCTTTTTATATGGTTATGGTGGAACTGGCAAAACTTTCATGTGGAGAACATTGTCTGTTGCAGTTAGATCTACAGGAAATTGA
- the LOC137821982 gene encoding fructose-bisphosphate aldolase, chloroplastic-like, producing the protein MVTPGAESKDKATPQQVSDYTLKLLHRRIPPAVPGIMFLSGGQSEVEATLNLNAMNQSPNPWHVSFSYARALQNTCLKTWEGRPENVKAAQDALLFRAKSNSLAQLGKYTGEGESEEATEGMFVKGYSY; encoded by the exons ATGGTTACTCCAGGAGCTGAGTCCAAGGATAAGGCCACTCCTCAGCAAGTTTCTGACTACACCCTCAAGCTCCTTCACAGGAGAATCCCACCTGCAGTCCCTGGAATCATG TTTTTGTCCGGTGGACAGTCTGAGGTTGAAGCGACCTTGAACTTGAATGCGATGAACcagtctccaaatccatggcACGTGTCCTTCTCCTATGCCAGAGCCCTTCAAAACACCTGCTTGAAGACATGGGAAGGGCGGCCAGAGAACGTGAAAGCAGCACAAGACGCGCTTCTTTTCCGTGCCAAGTCCAACTCTCTCGCTCAGCTTGGAAAGTACACTGGAGAGGGTGAATCTGAGGAAGCCACAGAGGGGATGTTCGTCAAAGGCTACTCCTACTAA
- the LOC137822071 gene encoding endoglucanase 24-like, whose protein sequence is MAFSIPNLFPPLLLLLLSLSVNSGTAHDYQDALSKAILFFEGQRSGFLPQDQRMQWRANSGLGDGWTYNLDLTGGYYDAGDNVKFGFPMAFTTTMLSWSVIEFGDMMPPNEHRNALVAIRWATDYLLKTVSQPNRIFVQVGDPISDHSCWERPEDMDTSRTVYAVDAPNPASDVAGETAAALAASSMAFRSSDPAYSETLLRNAVKAFQLADNYRGAYSDNANVRDGVCPYYCDFDGYQDELLWGAAWLRRATEDDNFLNYIQSNGKTLGAEENINEFGWDNKHAGLNVLVSKEVLEGKVLSLDSYKTSAESFLCTLIPETSSSHIEYTPGGLIYRPGGSNLQHATSIAFLELVYANYLSRTSQTINCGNIYVNAQTLRQRAKKQVDYILGDNPMGMSYMVGYGNKYPQRIHHRGSSLPSIKDHPQVIACKEGSIYFNSSNPNPNVLVGAIVGGPGEDDLYGDDRADFRKSEPTTYINAPFVGILAYFVANPNP, encoded by the exons ATGGCATTTTCCATTCCCAACCTTTTTCCACCTCTTCTGCtccttcttctctctctctccgtTAATTCTGGCACCGCTCACGATTACCAGGACGCATTGTCCAAGGCAATCCTCTTCTTCGAGGGGCAACGATCCGGATTCTTGCCGCAGGACCAGAGAATGCAGTGGCGCGCCAATTCGGGTCTCGGCGACGGCTGGACCTACAACCTCGACCTCACCGGCGGCTACTACGACGCCGGCGACAACGTCAAGTTCGGGTTTCCGATGGCCTTCACCACCACAATGCTCTCCTGGAGTGTTATCGAATTTGGAGACATGATGCCTCCCAACGAGCACAGAAACGCGCTGGTGGCAATCCGTTGGGCTACCGATTATTTGCTCAAAACCGTTTCTCAGCCCAACCGCATTTTCGTTCAG GTGGGTGATCCAATCTCTGACCACAGCTGTTGGGAAAGACCCGAGGACATGGACACAAGCAGGACTGTGTATGCTGTTGATGCACCGAACCCAGCTTCAGATGTGGCTGGTGAAACTGCTGCGGCACTGGCTGCTTCATCCATGGCTTTTCGTTCATCGGATCCTGCTTATTCAGAGACTTTGCTACGAAATGCTGTCAAGGCTTTTCAACTTGCAGATAACTATAGGGGTGCCTACAGTGACAATGCTAATGTTAGGGATGGTGTCTGCCCATATTATTGTGACTTCGATGGATATCAG GACGAATTGCTATGGGGAGCCGCATGGCTAAGGAGGGCCACTGAAGACGACAATTTCCTGAACTACATTCAAAGCAATGGCAAAACGCTAGGTGctgaagaaaatataaatgagTTCGGTTGGGACAACAAGCATGCTGGCCTTAATGTTCTTGTCTCCAAG GAAGTTCTAGAAGGCAAGGTGTTATCTCTTGATTCCTACAAGACTTCGGCAGAGAGCTTTCTGTGCACACTGATACCCGAAACTTCAAGCTCACATATAGAGTACACTCCCGGTGGACTCATATACAGGCCAGGGGGTAGCAACTTGCAGCATGCAACTTCAATTGCTTTCCTTGAATTGGTTTACGCTAATTACCTATCACGCACTTCACAAACCATCAATTGTGGGAACATCTATGTTAATGCACAAACACTTCGCCAGCGTGCTAAGAAGCAAGTTGATTACATTTTGGGTGATAACCCAATGGGTATGTCGTACATGGTTGGCTATGGCAACAAATATCCACAGCGTATTCACCATCGTGGCTCCTCTTTACCCTCCATCAAGGACCATCCTCAAGTCATTGCCTGCAAAGAAGGCTCAATCTACTTCAACTCGTCCAATCCTAATCCTAATGTTCTCGTGGGAGCCATTGTGGGAGGACCCGGAGAAGATGATTTGTATGGGGATGATAGGGCTGATTTTAGGAAGTCCGAACCAACCACATACATTAATGCACCATTTGTTGGGATTTTAGCATACTTTGTTGCTAATCCCAATCCTTGA